AGTGATTGAATCAggtgaattcaataaaattgaaaaggtTACAGAAAATTCTGAAAGCCAAGCACCAGAAGAAGTATTGTCACAACAAACTGAACCACttgaattaaatgaaaataaaattagtcCTATGGAATGTGAAGAAGTTTCTGCAGTATTGGATAATGAAGGGGCATCAGAGGATAGAAGAAAACCTCCTGATGAGGAATCAAATAAAGAGAGTGAAAATTTGCAGGCAAATACTTTAATAAATGATATTCTGTCATCTGCAGATAATACAATATCCGCAAATTTACATTCAACAGAAGGTTTAACAAGTATGGAGGTGGACTAGATAGTTTAAGTTAATAagattattataataataattttgtaAATATTTCTTTGATGGATTCTTCAAATTGTATAAAGAGTGTTTTGTTTATATTGCCAAAAGAAAATAGTACCACTATTTAGTCAGGTATCCTGAAATTGATTCCCATCCGATGAATTAATTTATGAATAGATTGTGTATTCaatttaatattttcaatgagaaaTCTTCTATATGTTTATAGTATCAGTTTATGGATAtctgaattttttgttgaagagttTTAATTATGTATAAACACTATTACaatattcaaataaatttttttatagttcTCTTATATATGCAATGTCCAATATTTGTTGtataaaaacatgaaaaaaccTCAGGGTTGTCTTACCATTACCCTGGCATAATTGAGATTTAGCATCGAAGaattcaattttaattgaataaatgaaactTTATATGGTGAAAATGAAACGGCAAGGGTAAAATTAGAATCCCTGCTCTGTATCAGCTGAACTAACGCCTCCAGAATACtctgaataataaaacaaaagcTTGGCTTTAAATGTATATGCTGTGGTGACGATATAGTTCTTATAGTAAGAGGAAAATTCGAACTTAGTGCTATGTGATGGAAAAGGGCCAGGCCTCAGAATTATTGAGCAATGATGCTTGTCAGTGAAACTAAACATTAACCCAACAAAGAGATGGAATCCATCTAATAAATGGAGGCTTCATTGAGAGGAAATTTGACCAATGGGAATAACGctatattattattacaatCATGAAAGAGTAGAGGCAAAGCCTATACACttaacaacaaaaaatttacaaaaaaaaatatatttttaaaacAATAAGTACTTCGAAAACAAGAGCTAAAAAGTACACAATATAGTAAGTTCCACAAGCGGTACTGTAGGAAAACCGTCACGACCGACATGAGCCGCTGCCTTGACACTACTCCTGCCTGAGCCATCGTACGAGTTCTTGAATGCGTTCACCGAACTGGAACCAACAACAGCCTCAGACGAACAATTCCAGGAATGGAAAGTAAGGTAGCAAGCTTTGTAGGATAACCATATCGTGCTCACTGCAAGCAAAGCGATATGATGGCGTGAAATTGTCTGGCAGGTAAAACTTGTGGATGTATCTCATCAGCATATTTGGTGAGAAATATGTAGTTCAGGATTGCACAAGACAGATCAGCGTGGAGGAACTTGAAAGAGGCCTACTTCCAGTAGTAGACAATCCTATTAGGACTGACGAAGAAGAAGCTTATTGGACAATAGCCTAACTTGTCAAGGTAAGTCTATGAGGAATACACTCGATAGCATACCAAAGCTTGCATCACTGAAGCTAAAAGAACGTAGCCATCGGGACACTGGAGATCATCtcacacttttcattttctggTGGAATAGATTAGCATGGCCCATGTTCTAAGAATATCAAGGGAAGGTATGGGTAGTACGTGAATTAGGAATCGGAGAGCTTGTGCCTCTGATCTCATCAGATGGTTCTAAGACCACGATGAGGAATGGCGCTAGAGTATTCTGGGTTAGAGTTCAATGTTTAGTTCCTACTTGCCTAGATAAGGGTGCTCCAATCATATCGCAATAATATCGAATGGCCAATCAGATTGAAGATTTAGTCGAACATAATAGGTTGGTTACTTGTTCAATCGTCACCGTGCTTTGTTTATGAACAGCGGCGTAGCTACGCAGGTGCAAGAGTCTGCAGTGCACTGGGGCCCCCGAGCTCAGGGGGGCCCCAAGAGGGCTGACCTGCAAATCccgtttgaaattttttaaaaacatttcatagagaattttttgaattaattttttttctgtccaCAATTATATGAACAAATTATAATGAGTATctatttcaattgattatttcactagaaatttattcacatacattgaattcattaaaaattactACGCTACGGAGATTTCAGTTCTTTTGTGCCTTATCATATCAGGTACATTTTTGCCTCTGGTATTACTGGGTAAAATAAAGAACATCTGTTGTCATCGTTACCGCCCGCTCTGCCCTTGCCAACCCAGATTGAACTGCACATTTATTTTCTATTTACATGCCTTTAGTAGGCAATTTGGTTATTTGTAAATTGTTAAATAAGCTTCAAAATCGGAAGAAAAATATTATGCtgatcaattattttttcaactctCTCGTCGTGAACAGTTTCAAATTCTACAAAAAATTCTGCTACTTTGGTGCTTCGGGGCTGTGTATTCCTTTTTGCTAAGGAATGTATTATTTTGTTTCTTATTTCGATTTGCTGAAAGTGCTTTGAAATTACTCTACTCATTATTGGCTTTTTTTCAGCCCAGCaagttttttataattttttcataatttttccgCAGCATTGTAAATCGCTTTAAGTCAAAAATCCATCGTTGTGCGAGGATTGTGTTTTCTGGTTATAAGcaggtatttactatttttgatGAAGCTCAATATCCAGTGGCGGATTAACCTAACTGGGGGCCCTAAGCGCAAGACAAATCTGGGGCCCCTACTAAGAATACCATGTAGGACGCAGACATATCTTATGTAAATACATACCGagggctttttttttcaattgtctaTAAAGCTACTTTTTACTTATATCTTTATTTCAATACGAACAAAAATAAAGGGTCGGGATAAAATTaataagaaaataaataaacatatttgAATGATGGAAAATATTTAGAAGATATAGAAACTAATACAACTATTTTattctacagaaaaaaaaaacctaaaactactgaacaaaattgaaaaattcataaaaacgaCCACAATaaaatgaatggaatattttttttattcaattttaatgaaataaaaaatcgcTTCTCTTTTGGCCATAGGTTTCGTGGATCACTTATTACACTCAATTGCAAAAGGACCATTCTCGTCTTTTATTCGAACCATTGATTTTCACTGTGTAAAAATCTGCTTCTTGTAACTGCCTTCGATAAATCCTGTTTCTCCCAGTAtttgtcagtttttattttcgaaatatcctcGATATTATAGggtttatatgattttcaatcattttatCAGTGTTTTCTACCGGCCATGAAGCTATGTCATGAGAAAAGGTTGTATTATTTGGTTCATTAATTGATACCCTCACTTTATAGACAACAATAGTCGTGCTGGAGGTGTCACGTAcggaattttcattttcctctTTCTTCTCCTTCATCTGCGTTTTGCTACTTCCTgggttcaaattttcatttccctGTTTTGAAACAGAGTTAGATTCAGTAGGCACTAAAAATGAAGATAAGAAATTTTTCTGTTTTGCACATTGCTCCCCTCGTTTGTCTCCGTTTTCTTCGCTTTTCAGCactcaaaaatgttaaaaaatatgGGAAAAAGTTCGCATGAATTTGTAGGCCGAAGCACAATCTTTCTTCTGAGCGTTCACCCCGATAGTTGGCGAAGCGAATTCCATAGGTCTGCAATTAGGGACTACACTCTTGTCAGACATAAAAACAACCCCTATTTTTTCTGGGAATAGATATCATAAAATATGAGGGAGAAAGTTGGGCTCGAAATTGTAATGTGAATGATTGGTAAAAATTGCCAGATGTAGGATTGGAACAGCGTCGTCAAAACGAATAAGAAAACACGTGTGGTCGGGTGTGGTGCAATTTTTGATGTTTGTAATAAAATtacgataaaaaaatttttcccaTGAAAACGGGTATTTTTCGGAGAGCCGGGGGCCCCTATAGTTGCAGGCCCCAAACGGATAAGAAAGCACGGTCGgttggagtgcaattcttatgatctgtaatgaaattctgacaactttttttttttggtccgACGGAAACGGATATTTTTCGTAAAGCCGGGGGGCCCATTTTTAGTTGGGGGCCCTAAGCGCGCGCTTAGTGCGCTTCTGTGATAATCCGCCACTGTCAATATCAGTTCTTGTTTTAGAGATTgattaaaattttggaattaCTGAAATGGTTTTTTGGATCCTTAGATCCTTTTTTCCCAACAGTTTGGACATTATATAAGAATTTTTTCGCTTCATAtcaagggcggatccaggataTTTTTCTGGGGGAGGCATCACGGGCAGACGAGCAAAAAATCAACGGTAACTGTGAGAAATGATCAAGTGAACTTCAAGTTCATCTCCTTAACCCTACTCTTTTCTTCCGTGCCTccgtgccccccccccccccccctaaatccgcATCATATTTGAGTAGTAAACAAAAATTACTCAAAATCGAGCCTTCTACAAGTACAAGTAGTAATGACCCCAATATTTCTATTGATATTGATAGTGATGAAGAAAATTTGGAAAAGTTTTTCCGATGAAAATACCGCTGCCGATAGTGCAGATGACGATGTCAGCATGCCATAGGTAAAAGAGAGGGTGTTGTCTACAtcatcatttttcgaaaatgtgaaCGACGTGGGAGTTCGGATGAAAAACGTCAAATTCTTGATGTGGGGGCTATGAGGCCATCATACTACTTTTCAACTCCTAAATATAAATTagtttctaaaaaaaattatactattgataaggaaattgaagatgaaattcGTAAAGAAGAGTCATTTTGGAAAATGGTATTCATTCAAGTATTTTCCTCAATAATTGTAGAACTATTCTCACGAAAGACACTCGTGTCGGGTTCATACAAGACATTATGATAAAGTGGCTTTGCATTGAAGTAATCATATTTCGACtagataaaaacaaaataatttattagGGGGCTCCCACCTTTTTTTGCACCAGGGCCCTTGACTACCTAGCTACGCCACTGTTTATGAACCTAAGTCACCTAAGTGTTTTTGTTATCCAACTTCACcattaagctgcattcacaatcaattcgcgggccgaagtgcacttcggcacgaaatttaccattcgcaataatcttggaaccaaatactcaaatgaatcaaaaatgtaactgatcaaaacataagcatcagcatcatctatagccggcacgaaattccttgccgaagtgatagtttgcaacttgcaagaaattttgtcttgaatttcattgtgaaaggtaacggagaacgccatctgctaagcttccgtgccgaagtgcacttcggcccgtgaattgattgtgaatataGCTTTAGAATAAAGAATCAGACTATTAATGAATCATTATCCTTCTATTCTTGATTTGTAAGTGCTTCAATTGTTCTCTGCATAATTAAACGATACATAACCCAGAAGGGGTTCTTTTTTATCCCCTCAAGGTCAAAGAATCTCTTGTTCTTCTTCGGTTCTACAGAGTATAGAAATACTTGAGCTCAGTAGGCAAGAAGCCAAAATTGAATTCCTCTCCACTCGTTCCcacaaaaatccttcaaatcaaatttttgttgttcagaGTCGATAGTTACCAAAAATCACCCATTATCATACATAAATTTCCCCTGATACAAAAATGTTTAAGATTATATTGCAACCATAAACAAAGAATGGAGTGAGCATTCCCTAATCAACTGTAAAGTGAATATGACAGAAAAATGTGAAAGAAATAACCCAACGTGCGGCTggtagttgtctttttctagaatcatGATTGGTCACCACTCATGTCCACAGAAAAGAGGCAGAAGCTGGTAGTCTTGTTGCTTTTTCTCTTTCCAGAGACTACATACATTCATGCGGGTATTGCTCAGTTCATTCTCTATGTCTATTATTACAATGCaccatatcaaaatattttctcatgATACCGGGCTTCTAGTATTTAAAAGAACGAATTAATGTAAATtaaatattactgtttatttctAAGTTTCACATGAAATCTAAGTTCAATACAGAGGAAACTCAAAACATAATAATCAAAtgcttaaaaaaatataaatccatcattaaaaaatcatgaatataagtTTCAAAACTTATCAACAAAcgaacagaataaaaaaatgtCCATTAAATCTAATTGAGTGGCATTCAATATTGATTCAATCATCAGGCGAATGCCAAGCCAATCTTTCTTCGTAGAATTGAATAACAACTTGGGGGCATTTAACATTAGCTATTTTTGCAGGGACCAGATCTGTGTCATCAGAATCTTTAAATTTGATGAGGAACATAAGTTGTCCGGTAGTATCTGAAGCTCCAATGATCTTCTCCGCTTCCAAGCCTTTATCAAATcctgttttttctttttctttattGTTAGACCTGTCATTTTTTTTGCTGTCAGACTTCTTGGttttttcatctgatttttttGCCTTCTCCTTTTCATCATCAGAAGAATCTGATTGTTCTACTACTTTTATGCTTACTTTTCTCAAGTCAGTCTTCTTAGTCCTTTTTCTATTTGTtttttcatcttctgaagaaTCAGAGTCTGTCAGAACCTTCTTCTTATCATCTTTCTCACTTTTGGTATTTTTACTTCTTTTTTTAGCTGAATCGTCATCTTTTTTTGATTCAGTCTTTCTTGACTTCTTGTCCGTTTCAGATTCAATTTCAGATTTGGTTCTTCTTGATTTCTTGGCTTTTTTTTCCTCTTCTGAATCAGAATCTGCTTTatttttcttagttttctttttTCCATCATCTTCTGCATCGGATTccgttttgttcttttttgttttctttttcccTTCATCGTCAGATTCTGGAGCTGAATCAGAACGTTTCTTTTTATCATTCTGCAAAATAAATTACACGAATGTGAGGAAAATCTTGACAACAGCAAGGGaataaaatcatcaaaaaacGAAACACaatttctttcaaaagtttcaaacaaaaatgcTTGGTCTAGGAGGCGAATGAAGAAAGAGTACAACTGAGATAGCTGGTTAAACAGAGATAAGCATTAATACACAAAATTCATGAACCGCTAGAAGTGATTTCATAAAGGAATTGACCAGAATGACTAGATTACGTAATACACATCTCCAACTATCTTATATGAATTTAAAATTGTTTATCTCTGAGATAAGTATGTATTTTATGTAAAGGTATGGTATCGACTGTGCAGTGGCAGTGACTGTCGCATATACAGCTCATGTGCAACTGCGAAGCAGGAGTCACATTCTGTAGCAACTGCATGCGTCCGACGCACAACCAAAATCATACTTTAAGATAGATATAATTATGGTTGATAATCACCCTTGAAAGAATTCTAATTTTGTAGGCATTCCCACCGTTTGTTTGTGTTTGAAGGTAATAAAGATTATTACAGTAAAAAAAGACACAAATCAACTTAATATGGTCGTGTATTATCTTGTTGGAAAAGTGGGTTGCACAGCGTCCGACATCCGACAGAACATGTGGTTGCACGACCTCCTGGGTGTAACGCCCGCGGGTCATGTTGCCTCTGATATAGAAAAGGCGACCTTCATACCATAATTTCGACAGGTGTGGTGCACACAATACCTTCCACAAAACATTGAGGTAGGCATGAGTAGCACAGTGCGATATTGCGCTATTGTGCTGAAACCCGAACCGGTGCTGAAAATAGATTATTCTGAAACAGCGGTGAATATAAAACGACATAATGATTCGAATCATATCATATCATGTTATCCTGA
The nucleotide sequence above comes from Coccinella septempunctata chromosome 4, icCocSept1.1, whole genome shotgun sequence. Encoded proteins:
- the LOC123312526 gene encoding heterochromatin protein 1-like isoform X1, translated to MPQKMAKKRVEKSDSEEEEYSVEKIIDRRVVNGKVEYFLKWKGYDESDNTWEPEDNLDCPELIAAFEKNRKAKGKVEDDTSKDKKRRRSNSESSDKSDETENKKKNDKKKRSDSAPESDDEGKKKTKKNKTESDAEDDGKKKTKKNKADSDSEEEKKAKKSRRTKSEIESETDKKSRKTESKKDDDSAKKRSKNTKSEKDDKKKVLTDSDSSEDEKTNRKRTKKTDLRKVSIKVVEQSDSSDDEKEKAKKSDEKTKKSDSKKNDRSNNKEKEKTGFDKGLEAEKIIGASDTTGQLMFLIKFKDSDDTDLVPAKIANVKCPQVVIQFYEERLAWHSPDD
- the LOC123312526 gene encoding heterochromatin protein 1-like isoform X2, giving the protein MAKKRVEKSDSEEEEYSVEKIIDRRVVNGKVEYFLKWKGYDESDNTWEPEDNLDCPELIAAFEKNRKAKGKVEDDTSKDKKRRRSNSESSDKSDETENKKKNDKKKRSDSAPESDDEGKKKTKKNKTESDAEDDGKKKTKKNKADSDSEEEKKAKKSRRTKSEIESETDKKSRKTESKKDDDSAKKRSKNTKSEKDDKKKVLTDSDSSEDEKTNRKRTKKTDLRKVSIKVVEQSDSSDDEKEKAKKSDEKTKKSDSKKNDRSNNKEKEKTGFDKGLEAEKIIGASDTTGQLMFLIKFKDSDDTDLVPAKIANVKCPQVVIQFYEERLAWHSPDD